In the Verrucomicrobiia bacterium genome, one interval contains:
- a CDS encoding cold-shock protein: protein MAKGKVKWWDNKKGLGFIAQDGGQDVFVHHTAILGNGFKTLREGEEVSFDVVTGEKGPKAEHVQRLTAQ, encoded by the coding sequence ATGGCAAAAGGCAAAGTCAAATGGTGGGACAATAAGAAGGGTTTGGGCTTCATCGCTCAGGATGGGGGGCAGGATGTGTTTGTGCATCATACCGCCATTCTTGGGAATGGCTTCAAAACCCTCCGTGAAGGCGAGGAAGTGTCGTTTGATGTGGTAACTGGTGAAAAGGGACCCAAAGCCGAGCACGTCCAGCGCCTTACCGCTCAGTAA